From Amphiura filiformis chromosome 20, Afil_fr2py, whole genome shotgun sequence, a single genomic window includes:
- the LOC140141943 gene encoding uncharacterized protein, protein MPESVVGGESAAASRPGTSMTTKTAQTTNSQMTWMTQNGTHRMGRGELLYTGPGGKTNHQVKIFTPDDLREIGIGAASAEKSSELNYLYRGAEGTQFPATKAALPGAVGWGLPQKGDPRSWPVHLNIKSKQEFKEAQDNAEGIWQRR, encoded by the exons ATGCCCGAATCTGTGGTGGGCGGTGAGAGTGCGGCAGCCAGTAGGCCAGGAACCAGTATGACAACTAAAACAGCTCAAACTACCAACTCACAAATGACATGGATGACACAGAATGGAACACATAGAATGGGAAGAGGAGAATTGCTTTATACCG GTCCGGGAGGCAAAACTAACCACCAAGTTAAAATATTTACTCCTGATGATTTACGTGAAATTGGTATTGGAGCCGCATCGGCCGAGAAGAGTAGCGAGTTAAATTATCTATATCGTGGAGCCGAAGGAACGCAATTTCCTGCCACTAAAGCTGCTCTTCCAGGTGCTGTAGGATGGGGGCTTCCACAGAAAGGAGATCCTAGATCGTGGCCAGTACACCTGAATATTAAATCTAAGCAG GAATTTAAGGAGGCGCAGGATAACGCTGAAGGTATCTGGCAGCGACGGTGA